A DNA window from Rossellomorea marisflavi contains the following coding sequences:
- the secG gene encoding preprotein translocase subunit SecG, whose protein sequence is MHTILVTLLIIVSIAMIVMVLLQSGKSAGLSGAISGGAEQLFGKQKARGLDLILHRITIVLAVLFFILTVAIVRI, encoded by the coding sequence ATGCATACTATTTTAGTCACGTTACTTATCATCGTATCGATCGCCATGATCGTCATGGTATTGCTTCAATCAGGTAAGAGTGCTGGACTTTCAGGGGCCATCTCAGGTGGTGCGGAACAGCTATTCGGTAAACAGAAAGCGCGCGGACTCGACTTGATTTTGCACCGTATCACAATCGTATTGGCCGTACTATTCTTCATTCTTACGGTTGCCATCGTCCGTATCTAA
- the eno gene encoding phosphopyruvate hydratase, with product MPIITDVYAREVLDSRGNPTIEVEVYTQSGAFGRALVPSGASTGEYEAVELRDGDKGRYLGKGVEKAVDNVNNEIAEEIIGYDVTEQVAIDQAMIALDGTENKGKLGANAILGVSMAVARAAADFFGVELYQYLGGFNAKQLPVPMMNIVNGGEHADNNVDIQEFMVMPVGAPTFKEALRMGAEIFHSLKSVLKDKGYNTAVGDEGGFAPNLKSNEEALSTIIEAIEKAGYKPGEEVLLAMDVASSEIYNKEDGKYHLSGEGVVRTSEEMVDWYEEMVNKYPIISIEDGLDENDWEGHKLLTERIGNKVQLVGDDLFVTNTTKLSQGIEQGISNSILIKVNQIGTLTETFDAIEMAKRAGYTAVISHRSGETEDSTIADIAVATNAGQIKTGAPSRTDRVAKYNQLLRIEDQLAHTAQYLGAKTFYNVNR from the coding sequence ATGCCAATCATTACTGATGTATACGCACGCGAAGTCCTTGACTCCCGTGGTAACCCGACAATCGAAGTAGAAGTTTACACTCAATCCGGAGCTTTCGGACGCGCACTTGTTCCATCTGGTGCTTCAACTGGTGAATACGAAGCAGTTGAACTTCGTGACGGCGACAAAGGCCGCTACCTAGGTAAAGGTGTAGAAAAAGCAGTCGATAACGTGAACAACGAAATCGCTGAAGAAATCATCGGTTACGATGTAACAGAACAAGTTGCCATCGACCAAGCAATGATCGCTCTTGATGGAACTGAAAACAAAGGTAAACTAGGCGCCAACGCAATCCTTGGTGTATCTATGGCCGTTGCACGCGCAGCTGCTGACTTCTTCGGAGTAGAATTGTACCAATACCTTGGTGGATTCAACGCGAAGCAACTTCCAGTACCAATGATGAACATCGTCAATGGTGGAGAGCACGCTGACAACAACGTAGACATCCAGGAATTCATGGTTATGCCTGTAGGAGCTCCTACATTCAAAGAAGCTCTTCGAATGGGTGCGGAGATCTTCCACAGCCTGAAATCAGTTCTTAAAGACAAAGGTTACAACACCGCTGTTGGTGACGAAGGCGGATTCGCTCCTAACCTTAAATCCAACGAAGAAGCTCTTTCTACAATCATCGAAGCAATCGAAAAAGCCGGTTACAAACCAGGCGAAGAAGTACTTCTTGCAATGGACGTAGCTTCTTCTGAGATCTACAACAAAGAAGACGGTAAATATCATCTTTCTGGAGAAGGCGTTGTACGTACTTCTGAAGAAATGGTTGACTGGTACGAAGAAATGGTTAACAAATACCCAATCATCTCAATCGAAGATGGTCTTGACGAAAACGACTGGGAAGGACACAAACTTCTTACTGAGCGCATCGGTAACAAAGTCCAACTCGTTGGGGATGACCTATTCGTAACAAACACAACAAAACTTTCTCAAGGGATCGAGCAAGGAATCTCTAACTCAATCCTTATCAAAGTGAACCAAATCGGTACACTTACTGAAACATTCGATGCTATCGAAATGGCTAAACGCGCTGGTTACACAGCTGTTATCTCTCACCGTTCTGGTGAAACAGAAGACAGCACAATCGCTGACATCGCGGTTGCTACTAACGCTGGTCAAATCAAAACTGGTGCTCCTTCACGTACTGACCGTGTGGCGAAATACAACCAACTTCTTCGCATCGAAGATCAATTGGCTCACACTGCTCAATACCTTGGAGCAAAAACATTCTACAACGTTAACCGCTAA